A single window of Mycolicibacterium aurum DNA harbors:
- a CDS encoding RNA polymerase sigma factor SigF, which translates to MFRELAELKEGSAPFQRQRDRIVERCLPLADHIARRFDGRGEPRDDLVQVARVGLVNAVIRFDVNAGSDFVSFAVPTIMGEVRRHFRDNSWSVKVPRRLKELHLRLGAATADLSQRLGRAPTASELAAELEMDRDEVIEGLVAGSSYNTLSIDSGGSGNEDAPAIADTLGDVDLTLDQIENREALRPLLSALPERERTVLVLRFFESMTQTQIAERVGISQMHVSRLLAKSLTRLRDQLE; encoded by the coding sequence ATGTTCCGCGAGTTGGCCGAACTCAAGGAAGGCTCGGCACCGTTCCAGCGTCAACGTGATCGCATCGTCGAACGCTGCCTTCCGCTGGCCGACCACATCGCGCGGCGTTTCGACGGCCGTGGCGAGCCGCGCGACGACCTGGTGCAGGTGGCGCGCGTGGGCCTGGTCAACGCGGTGATCCGCTTCGACGTCAACGCCGGGTCGGACTTCGTGTCCTTCGCCGTTCCGACCATCATGGGCGAGGTCCGCAGGCATTTCCGCGACAACAGCTGGTCGGTGAAGGTGCCGCGCCGGCTCAAGGAGCTTCATCTGCGGCTGGGCGCCGCGACGGCGGACCTGTCGCAGCGGCTGGGCCGCGCGCCGACGGCCAGCGAGCTGGCCGCCGAGCTGGAGATGGATCGTGACGAGGTGATCGAAGGTCTGGTCGCCGGCAGCTCCTACAACACGCTGTCGATCGACAGCGGTGGCAGCGGCAACGAAGACGCGCCGGCCATCGCCGATACCCTCGGCGACGTCGACCTGACCCTCGATCAGATCGAGAACCGCGAGGCGTTGCGGCCCCTGCTGTCTGCGCTTCCGGAGCGTGAACGCACCGTGCTGGTGCTGCGGTTCTTCGAGTCGATGACCCAGACCCAGATCGCCGAACGGGTCGGCATCTCGCAGATGCACGTGTCCCGGCTGCTGGCCAAGTCGCTAACGCGGCTCCGAGACCAGCTCGAGTAG
- a CDS encoding STAS domain-containing protein, protein MSSNPGAPDPAPDSFICHTARFDTSWPQPATAVVAGHGELDAANGNAFVTYALRHADQTQWLIVDLSHLSFFSTAGFSALHTLNVQCVGEDIRWVLIPSKAVNRVLRICDPDSALPISADVAEALTAVHTEPPRLLELVSEPR, encoded by the coding sequence GTGTCGTCGAACCCCGGGGCCCCCGACCCCGCGCCCGACAGCTTCATCTGTCACACCGCGCGGTTCGACACCAGCTGGCCTCAGCCGGCGACCGCGGTGGTGGCAGGACACGGCGAACTCGACGCCGCGAACGGCAACGCATTCGTCACCTACGCGCTCCGCCACGCAGACCAGACGCAGTGGCTCATCGTCGACCTGTCCCATCTGTCGTTCTTCTCCACCGCCGGTTTCTCGGCGCTGCACACCCTCAACGTGCAATGCGTCGGCGAAGACATCCGGTGGGTGCTGATCCCCAGCAAGGCCGTCAACCGGGTGTTGCGCATCTGCGATCCGGACTCCGCACTACCGATCAGCGCCGATGTGGCCGAAGCGCTGACCGCGGTGCACACGGAGCCACCGCGGCTACTCGAGCTGGTCTCGGAGCCGCGTTAG